Proteins co-encoded in one Archangium lipolyticum genomic window:
- a CDS encoding tetratricopeptide repeat protein has product MTRAGLLVFQLLTAQTPEVETPPPEETVVESVARAEMSAEAEKLFRLGTAFLAQGQPRKAVAPLRKLTEREPELLPPKVALARALRLSGETDKARELLDAALATWPQEAGLHAERGLLARALDERDTAIARFTKAVELAPKDAELRFNLGEALQRAGKADEAISAYREALKLDEKLTAARVNLGKGLADKGLAGEAQETLREAARLAPADAEAHYNLGVLLMREGTLDGAVSEYEKALAVAPKHALAHNNLGVALDAQGKYAKALESFRKAVAADPKYAEAHFNLGMAYFRKDDHIRSTKHFEKALSLEPRRASGPYTQLGASYLAQGKKDRAVEAYKKALEASAEDGKPNTEAWQGLARAYLGMGKVDEAVATLAKAVEGFPKDASARAAYGDALLAKGELDGAIAQYEERLSLEPTTEARLALAKAYARKRVGAKAAPLYEAVLAEEPENQAAKLGLADLYLAMGNYDGAEKQLKPKEGEEADTAALARLGILHSRRGRPDLAVPELEEVTKKDPAQLDAKAELGFLYLRGGDKEKAVKVLGDVVALEPGHAYGLLYLGHALYQLGKPKEAEQSFRGSVKMDPAFGEPHYALGQLLEASGKLVEAKAEYEKAAELQKDHPDAAAAAKRLSSAK; this is encoded by the coding sequence ATGACGCGAGCTGGCCTGCTGGTGTTCCAGCTGCTCACCGCCCAGACGCCTGAGGTGGAGACGCCGCCGCCGGAGGAGACGGTGGTGGAGTCCGTGGCGCGGGCGGAGATGTCCGCCGAGGCGGAGAAGCTGTTCCGGTTGGGGACGGCCTTCCTGGCGCAGGGGCAACCGCGGAAGGCGGTGGCGCCCCTGAGGAAGCTGACGGAGCGGGAGCCGGAGCTGCTGCCGCCGAAGGTGGCGCTGGCGCGAGCGCTGCGGCTGTCGGGGGAGACGGACAAGGCGCGGGAGCTGCTGGACGCGGCGCTGGCCACGTGGCCGCAGGAGGCGGGGCTGCACGCCGAGCGCGGGCTGCTGGCGAGGGCGCTGGACGAGCGGGACACGGCGATCGCGCGCTTCACGAAGGCGGTGGAGCTGGCGCCGAAGGACGCGGAGCTGCGCTTCAACCTGGGCGAGGCGCTGCAGCGCGCGGGGAAGGCGGACGAAGCCATCTCGGCGTACCGGGAGGCGCTGAAGCTGGACGAGAAGCTGACGGCGGCGCGGGTGAACCTGGGCAAGGGGCTGGCGGACAAGGGGCTCGCGGGAGAGGCCCAGGAGACGCTGCGGGAGGCGGCGCGGCTGGCGCCGGCGGACGCGGAGGCGCACTACAACCTGGGTGTGCTGCTGATGCGCGAGGGCACGCTGGACGGGGCGGTGTCCGAGTACGAGAAGGCGCTGGCGGTGGCGCCGAAGCACGCGCTGGCGCACAACAACCTGGGAGTGGCGCTGGACGCGCAGGGAAAGTACGCCAAGGCGCTGGAGAGCTTCCGCAAGGCGGTGGCGGCGGACCCGAAGTACGCGGAGGCGCACTTCAACCTGGGGATGGCGTACTTCCGCAAGGACGACCACATCCGGTCGACGAAGCACTTCGAGAAGGCGCTGTCGCTGGAGCCTCGGAGGGCGAGCGGTCCATACACGCAGCTGGGGGCGAGCTACCTGGCGCAGGGCAAGAAGGACCGGGCGGTGGAGGCGTACAAGAAGGCGCTGGAGGCGAGCGCGGAGGACGGCAAGCCGAACACGGAGGCGTGGCAGGGGTTGGCGAGGGCGTACCTGGGGATGGGGAAGGTGGACGAAGCGGTGGCGACGCTGGCGAAGGCGGTGGAGGGCTTCCCGAAGGACGCGAGCGCGCGGGCGGCGTACGGCGACGCGCTGCTGGCGAAGGGTGAGTTGGACGGGGCCATCGCGCAGTACGAGGAGCGACTGTCGCTGGAGCCGACGACGGAGGCCCGGCTGGCGCTGGCGAAGGCCTACGCGCGCAAGCGGGTGGGAGCGAAGGCGGCGCCGCTGTACGAGGCGGTGCTGGCGGAGGAGCCGGAGAACCAGGCGGCGAAGCTGGGGCTGGCGGACCTGTACCTGGCGATGGGGAACTACGACGGGGCGGAGAAGCAGCTGAAGCCGAAGGAGGGCGAGGAGGCGGACACGGCGGCGCTGGCGCGGCTGGGCATCCTGCACTCGAGGCGGGGGCGGCCGGACCTGGCGGTGCCGGAGCTGGAGGAAGTGACGAAGAAGGATCCGGCGCAGCTGGACGCGAAGGCGGAGCTGGGCTTCCTGTACCTGCGAGGCGGGGACAAGGAGAAGGCGGTGAAGGTGCTGGGGGACGTGGTGGCGCTGGAGCCGGGGCACGCCTACGGACTGCTGTACCTGGGGCACGCGCTGTACCAGCTGGGCAAGCCGAAGGAGGCGGAGCAGTCCTTCCGGGGCTCGGTGAAGATGGACCCGGCCTTTGGCGAACCGCACTACGCACTGGGCCAGCTGCTGGAAGCGTCGGGCAAGCTGGTGGAGGCGAAAGCCGAGTACGAGAAGGCGGCGGAGCTGCAGAAGGACCATCCGGACGCGGCGGCGGCGGCGAAGCGTCTGAGCAGCGCGAAGTAG